The Deinococcus metalli genome window below encodes:
- a CDS encoding CoA-binding protein has protein sequence MTTLHADLTRILKQSRVVAVLGFHPDTMKPAHFVPEYLQRQGYTVIPVNPALAQRGESYFGQKAVASLAELTVPVDVVEVFRRSDKVRSHLEDILAMQPLPKVVWMQQGIRDDSVAAELTARGIEVVQNRCMLTDHRALM, from the coding sequence GTGACCACGCTGCATGCCGACCTGACCCGCATCCTGAAACAGAGCCGGGTGGTGGCGGTCCTGGGCTTCCATCCGGACACCATGAAGCCGGCGCATTTCGTGCCGGAGTACCTGCAGCGGCAGGGCTACACGGTCATTCCCGTGAATCCGGCCCTGGCGCAGCGCGGCGAGAGCTATTTCGGCCAGAAGGCGGTCGCGTCCCTGGCGGAACTCACGGTGCCGGTGGACGTCGTGGAGGTGTTCCGCCGCAGCGACAAGGTGCGCTCGCACCTGGAGGACATCCTGGCCATGCAGCCGCTGCCGAAGGTCGTGTGGATGCAGCAGGGCATCCGGGACGACAGCGTGGCGGCCGAGCTGACGGCGCGCGGCATCGAGGTCGTGCAGAACCGCTGCATGCTCACGGACCACCGCGCGCTGATGTGA
- a CDS encoding ABC transporter permease — MSRNPPLLLTLPALLFITAFLAVPLVRTLLEGGVNLSVWRDPYFLGRLAWTLAQAAGTALLALLLGAPLAYLLSRYDVPGKALFLRLLLLPFVTPVLVAVLGLSALLGPHGWVTRWTGVDISDSPALLILGNLFFNLPVMVRLAYGGFSRVPPALLGAARSLGASAWGAAWSVAVPLALPGVAAGAVLVFLYSALSFGLPLALGGEAYGTLEVEVYQSAFALRLPEASALILGQLALTLVATWVYVSLTRGGTGVPAPAVPRAWGGALLGVLALGTVTAVICFAPLLAVVARGLLGSAGPTLAYWQGVLTDQQTGLLVWNTVRFALLAGVGAVLLGGSFALGAWRARSRVLDATSLLPLMVSPVSLAVGYLLAYPRLAATLPMLLAAYVLLALPLVVRSLLPALRALPPRVLEAARSLGAGPWAVFRTVTWPLTLPALRGGAALALSTVLGEFGATLVLTRPEWATLSTGLYERLGRPGERNLGEACALATALLLLSALTFTVLDGGRGEMT, encoded by the coding sequence GTGAGCCGCAACCCCCCCCTCCTCCTGACCCTCCCCGCCCTCCTCTTCATCACCGCCTTCCTCGCCGTGCCGCTCGTGCGAACCCTGCTGGAGGGCGGCGTGAACCTGAGCGTGTGGCGCGACCCCTACTTCCTGGGCCGCCTGGCGTGGACGCTGGCGCAGGCAGCCGGCACCGCCCTGCTGGCGCTGTTGCTGGGCGCGCCGCTGGCCTACCTGCTGTCGCGCTACGACGTGCCGGGCAAGGCCCTGTTCCTGCGCCTGCTGCTGCTGCCGTTCGTGACCCCGGTGCTGGTGGCGGTGCTGGGCCTGTCGGCGCTGCTCGGGCCGCACGGCTGGGTGACGCGCTGGACGGGCGTGGACATCAGCGACTCGCCCGCGCTGCTGATCCTGGGGAACCTGTTCTTCAACCTGCCGGTCATGGTGCGGCTGGCGTACGGGGGCTTCTCGCGGGTGCCGCCGGCGCTGCTGGGCGCGGCGCGGTCGCTGGGAGCGTCGGCGTGGGGGGCGGCGTGGTCGGTGGCGGTGCCCCTGGCGCTGCCGGGCGTGGCGGCGGGGGCAGTGCTGGTCTTCCTGTACTCGGCGCTCAGTTTCGGGCTGCCGCTGGCGCTGGGCGGCGAGGCATACGGCACGCTGGAGGTGGAGGTCTACCAGTCGGCCTTCGCGCTGCGGCTGCCGGAGGCGAGCGCACTGATCCTGGGCCAGCTCGCCCTGACGCTGGTGGCGACGTGGGTGTACGTGTCGCTCACGCGCGGGGGCACGGGAGTGCCCGCCCCGGCGGTGCCGCGGGCGTGGGGGGGCGCGCTGCTGGGGGTGCTGGCGCTGGGCACCGTGACCGCCGTGATCTGCTTCGCGCCGCTGCTGGCGGTGGTGGCGCGCGGCCTGCTGGGGTCTGCCGGCCCGACGCTGGCGTACTGGCAGGGCGTGCTGACCGACCAGCAGACCGGCCTGCTGGTGTGGAACACGGTGCGTTTCGCGCTGCTGGCCGGTGTGGGGGCCGTGCTGCTGGGTGGCTCGTTCGCGCTGGGGGCATGGCGGGCGCGCTCGCGGGTGCTGGACGCCACGTCGCTGCTGCCGCTGATGGTGTCGCCGGTCAGTCTGGCGGTCGGGTACCTGCTCGCGTACCCCCGGCTGGCCGCCACCCTGCCGATGCTGCTGGCCGCGTACGTTCTGCTGGCGCTGCCGCTGGTGGTGCGCTCACTGCTGCCGGCACTGCGGGCCCTGCCGCCGCGCGTGCTGGAGGCGGCGCGTTCACTGGGCGCGGGGCCGTGGGCGGTGTTCCGCACGGTGACGTGGCCGCTGACCCTTCCGGCCCTGCGGGGCGGCGCGGCGCTGGCCCTGTCCACCGTGCTGGGGGAATTCGGCGCGACCCTGGTGCTCACACGCCCGGAGTGGGCGACCCTCAGCACCGGGCTGTACGAGCGGCTGGGCCGGCCCGGCGAGCGCAATCTGGGCGAGGCGTGCGCGCTGGCGACGGCGCTGCTGCTGCTGTCGGCGCTGACCTTCACGGTGCTGGACGGTGGCCGGGGAGAGATGACGTGA
- a CDS encoding ABC transporter ATP-binding protein, producing the protein MTALTITGLSKTFGTVRAVQDVSLEVAAGETLTLLGPSGCGKSTVLRCVAGLERPDTGRIEMAGRDVTERPPEARHVGLVFQDYALFPHLSVLENVAYGPRRRGAPRAVAGARAREVLALVGLPGMERRSPAQLSGGQQQRVALARALATDAGLLLLDEPLSNLDEQRRDELRSDLRALFGRVGAGVLLVTHDQREALALSDRVAVMRAGQIVQQGAAHDVFARPESAWVAAFLGWANILSGGPDRARLVPEAAVRVGMGAAVPVTAQQPTERGRTVTVAHPLGPLTLHLSARESALIDGNTLRLDVNLTSLLDVPDDRAVPPHAGAGGP; encoded by the coding sequence GTGACCGCGCTGACCATCACCGGCCTGAGCAAGACCTTCGGGACGGTGCGGGCCGTGCAGGACGTGTCGCTGGAGGTCGCGGCGGGCGAGACGCTGACGCTGCTGGGGCCGTCCGGCTGCGGCAAGAGCACGGTGCTGCGCTGCGTGGCGGGCCTGGAACGCCCGGACACGGGCCGCATAGAGATGGCCGGGCGGGACGTGACAGAACGGCCGCCCGAGGCCCGGCACGTGGGCCTGGTCTTCCAGGACTACGCGCTGTTCCCGCACCTGAGCGTGCTGGAGAACGTGGCCTACGGCCCCCGCCGGCGTGGCGCTCCACGGGCCGTGGCGGGGGCGCGGGCGCGCGAGGTGCTGGCCTTGGTGGGCCTGCCGGGGATGGAGCGCCGCAGTCCCGCGCAGCTGTCGGGTGGGCAGCAGCAGCGTGTGGCCCTGGCCCGCGCGCTGGCGACCGACGCGGGCCTGCTGCTGCTGGACGAGCCGCTGTCGAACCTGGACGAGCAGCGCCGCGACGAGCTGCGCTCTGACCTGCGGGCGCTGTTCGGCCGGGTGGGCGCGGGCGTGCTGTTGGTCACGCACGACCAGCGCGAGGCCCTGGCGCTGAGCGACCGGGTGGCGGTCATGCGCGCGGGTCAGATTGTTCAGCAGGGCGCGGCGCACGACGTGTTCGCCCGGCCGGAATCGGCGTGGGTGGCGGCGTTCCTGGGGTGGGCGAACATCCTGTCGGGTGGGCCGGACCGGGCCCGGCTGGTGCCGGAGGCCGCGGTGCGCGTGGGCATGGGCGCGGCCGTGCCCGTGACCGCCCAGCAGCCGACGGAGCGTGGCCGGACCGTCACGGTGGCGCACCCGCTCGGCCCCCTGACCCTGCACCTCAGCGCCCGCGAGTCCGCGCTGATCGACGGGAACACGCTGCGGCTCGACGTGAACCTGACCAGCCTGCTGGACGTGCCGGACGACCGGGCCGTCCCGCCGCATGCGGGCGCCGGCGGCCCGTGA
- the hemL gene encoding glutamate-1-semialdehyde 2,1-aminomutase: MTRDVPVAPAPSPAGPSSTARSEALFARARAVTPGGVNSPVRAFRSVGGVPRFIASAHGAYLTDVDGARYIDYIGSWGPMILGHDHPAVREAVAHALSGGTSFGAPSAREVELAELVTRLTGTDKVRFTSSGTEATMSALRLARGFTGRKFIVKFRGNYHGHADGLLVEAGSGLMTNADGPLGAAAPSSAGVPPEYAALTLVTEYNDPAALDALMQERGAEIAAVIFEPVVGNAGVLVPTPDFVDALHRVKDAGALLIADEVMTGFRLSLSGATGLLGLEPDLSCWGKIIGGGLPVGAYGGRAEIMEFVSPQGPVYQAGTLSGNPLAMAAGLATLRTLEADPDIYARLDAYTARLAAGLQDAAHAAGVPISVNRIGSMLTAFHQGAPHGSVGSYAQAAGSDTAGFAAWFQGMLARGVYWAPSQFESIFVSAAHTDAELSTTLDAAHTAYTAAAGAAKGATS; encoded by the coding sequence ATGACCCGTGACGTGCCCGTGGCTCCCGCTCCGTCCCCCGCCGGGCCGTCGTCCACGGCGCGCTCGGAGGCGCTGTTCGCGCGGGCGCGGGCGGTCACGCCGGGCGGCGTGAACAGCCCGGTGCGCGCGTTCCGCTCGGTGGGGGGCGTGCCGCGCTTCATCGCCTCGGCGCACGGCGCGTACCTGACCGACGTGGACGGCGCGCGGTACATCGACTACATCGGGTCGTGGGGTCCGATGATCCTGGGCCACGACCACCCGGCGGTGCGGGAAGCAGTCGCGCACGCGCTGTCGGGCGGCACGAGCTTCGGGGCGCCGTCCGCGCGCGAGGTGGAACTCGCGGAACTCGTCACGCGCCTGACCGGCACGGACAAGGTGCGCTTCACGTCCAGCGGCACCGAGGCGACCATGAGCGCCCTGCGGCTGGCGCGCGGCTTCACCGGCCGCAAGTTCATCGTGAAGTTCCGCGGGAATTACCACGGGCACGCCGACGGTCTGCTGGTCGAGGCCGGCAGCGGCCTGATGACGAACGCCGACGGCCCGCTGGGCGCGGCGGCCCCCAGCAGCGCGGGGGTGCCGCCGGAATACGCGGCCCTGACGCTGGTGACGGAATACAACGACCCGGCCGCGCTGGACGCCCTGATGCAGGAGCGCGGCGCCGAGATCGCGGCCGTGATCTTCGAGCCCGTGGTGGGCAACGCCGGGGTCCTGGTGCCCACGCCGGACTTCGTGGACGCCCTGCACCGTGTGAAGGATGCCGGCGCGCTCTTGATCGCGGACGAGGTGATGACGGGCTTCCGGCTGTCGCTGAGCGGCGCGACCGGCCTGCTGGGCCTGGAGCCCGACCTGAGCTGCTGGGGCAAGATCATCGGCGGCGGCCTGCCGGTCGGGGCCTACGGGGGCCGGGCGGAGATCATGGAGTTCGTGTCTCCGCAGGGCCCGGTGTACCAGGCCGGCACCCTGAGCGGCAACCCGCTGGCGATGGCGGCGGGCCTGGCGACCCTGCGGACGCTGGAGGCCGACCCCGACATCTACGCCCGCCTGGACGCGTACACGGCGCGGCTCGCGGCCGGGCTTCAGGACGCGGCCCATGCGGCGGGCGTGCCCATCTCGGTCAACCGCATCGGGTCGATGCTCACGGCCTTCCATCAAGGCGCGCCGCACGGCTCGGTGGGCAGCTACGCGCAGGCGGCCGGCAGCGACACGGCGGGGTTCGCGGCGTGGTTCCAGGGCATGCTCGCGCGGGGCGTGTACTGGGCACCGTCGCAGTTCGAGAGCATCTTCGTCAGCGCCGCGCACACGGACGCCGAGCTGTCGACCACGCTGGACGCGGCCCACACCGCCTACACCGCTGCCGCCGGGGCGGCCAAAGGAGCGACCTCGTGA
- a CDS encoding DUF3197 domain-containing protein yields MNVADPLGVPGAPQETLNAVMARVEGSELTGGRLILVTDRQGERPRAGYAALLVTGQGAGASAVVTAAAFGPRFGAAGAQALSALVRWAEGQNLPVRETVLSASDFTRVLAEPDADEVAHLVASSNPSDPGIYTVRPVPAGS; encoded by the coding sequence ATGAACGTCGCCGATCCGCTGGGAGTGCCCGGAGCGCCGCAGGAGACCCTGAACGCCGTCATGGCCCGCGTGGAGGGCTCGGAGCTGACGGGAGGCAGGCTGATCCTGGTCACGGACCGGCAGGGCGAGCGCCCGCGCGCCGGATACGCGGCGCTGCTGGTCACGGGGCAGGGCGCGGGCGCCTCGGCGGTGGTCACGGCGGCGGCCTTCGGGCCGCGCTTCGGGGCCGCGGGCGCCCAGGCCCTGTCGGCGCTGGTGCGCTGGGCCGAGGGCCAGAATCTGCCGGTGCGCGAGACGGTCCTGAGCGCGTCGGATTTCACGCGGGTGCTGGCCGAGCCCGATGCCGACGAGGTCGCGCACCTCGTGGCGTCCAGCAACCCCAGCGATCCCGGCATCTACACAGTGCGGCCGGTGCCGGCCGGGAGCTGA
- a CDS encoding glutaredoxin domain-containing protein gives MIKMYTTTWCGDCQAAKRALTSRGIPYEEINIEQDDQAAEYVMSVNGGRRSVPTLVAGDVAASLSGFRPQKLDAFLAQAGL, from the coding sequence GTGATCAAGATGTATACCACCACGTGGTGCGGCGACTGCCAGGCCGCCAAGCGCGCCCTGACCAGCCGCGGCATTCCCTACGAGGAGATCAACATCGAGCAGGACGATCAGGCCGCCGAGTACGTGATGAGCGTGAACGGCGGGCGCCGCAGCGTGCCCACCCTGGTCGCGGGCGACGTCGCGGCCAGCCTCAGCGGCTTCCGGCCGCAGAAACTCGACGCGTTCCTGGCCCAGGCCGGCCTGTAA
- a CDS encoding thiamine diphosphokinase produces the protein MTAWILVGGRLVSTPALRALPRPAVVVAADGGARHAGVLGVTVEAWVGDFDSSAGLELDAPREVHPAAKDETDAELAVRVALKRGAHEVVIVGAFGGRFDHTAALTLGALRLARDAHAGVTLTSGDEWAWPLLPGPALTLDLPPGTTLSVIAASDLGGLSLSGVRWPLSGADVPLGSGWTVSNETRGGPVTASLRSGWALVTALTGDFPAA, from the coding sequence ATGACCGCGTGGATTCTGGTCGGCGGCCGACTGGTCTCCACCCCGGCGCTGCGGGCGCTGCCGCGTCCGGCCGTGGTCGTGGCGGCGGACGGCGGGGCGCGGCACGCGGGCGTGCTGGGCGTGACCGTGGAGGCGTGGGTGGGGGATTTCGATTCCTCGGCCGGGCTGGAGCTGGATGCCCCGCGCGAGGTGCACCCGGCCGCGAAGGACGAGACGGACGCGGAACTGGCCGTGCGCGTGGCCCTGAAGCGGGGGGCGCACGAGGTGGTGATCGTGGGGGCCTTCGGGGGCCGCTTCGACCACACGGCGGCCCTCACGCTGGGCGCGCTGCGGCTGGCCCGCGACGCGCACGCGGGCGTGACCCTGACCAGCGGCGACGAGTGGGCGTGGCCCCTGCTGCCCGGCCCCGCGCTGACGCTGGACCTTCCGCCGGGCACGACGCTCAGCGTGATCGCGGCCTCCGACCTGGGCGGGCTCTCGCTGTCGGGCGTGCGCTGGCCGCTGTCCGGGGCGGACGTGCCGCTGGGCAGCGGCTGGACGGTCAGCAACGAGACGCGGGGCGGCCCGGTCACGGCGTCGCTGCGCAGCGGCTGGGCGCTCGTGACCGCCCTGACCGGCGACTTCCCGGCCGCCTGA